One part of the Roseomonas gilardii genome encodes these proteins:
- a CDS encoding glycoside hydrolase family 13 protein gives MDQVVTAATPTSSHPGAEWWRSAVIYQIYPRSFADSDGDGMGDLPGIAARLPHVARLGVDAVWLSPFYRSPQADGGYDVADYRDVDPLFGTLADFDRLLQRAHALGLRVIVDLVPNHSSDEHPWFQAALRTPPGSPERARYIFRDGRGPGGEVPPNDWRSVFGGSAWSRAPGDRQWYLHLFDRRQPDFDWGHPEVRAEFEGILRFWLDRGVDGFRVDVAHGLVKAPGLPEWSGQATMIEGEERRDMGPMWDQEEVHAIYRDWHRVLAAYPGDRMMVAEAWVKPQSRLARYVRPDEMHQAFNFDYLTALWDAAELRQVIDASLQAAAAVGAPTTWVLSNHDTVRHASRYGLAVPGSRPLGIDAAGEQPDEALGLRRARAMALLTLALPGSAYIYQGEELGLPEHTTLEARHRQDPSFFRTGGVETGRDGCRVPIPWEAEAPGFGFGPTAATWLPQPEGFRAYAADRQEGVPDSTLELYRRLLRLRREHGLGRGELAWEAGAPCVLTLRNGAVRAVINLGDAPVPLPAGRVLAASLPLASLPLEGAAELPGNAAAWLEAG, from the coding sequence ATGGACCAAGTCGTGACCGCGGCCACCCCCACTTCCAGCCACCCTGGCGCCGAATGGTGGCGCTCGGCCGTGATCTACCAGATCTACCCGCGCTCCTTCGCGGACTCCGATGGCGACGGGATGGGGGACCTGCCGGGCATCGCCGCCCGCCTGCCCCATGTAGCGCGGCTCGGGGTGGATGCGGTCTGGCTCTCGCCCTTCTACCGCTCGCCGCAGGCCGATGGGGGCTACGATGTCGCGGACTACCGGGACGTGGACCCGCTCTTCGGCACGCTGGCGGATTTCGATCGCCTGCTGCAACGGGCCCATGCGCTGGGGCTGCGGGTGATCGTGGATCTGGTGCCGAACCACAGCTCGGACGAGCATCCCTGGTTCCAGGCCGCCCTCCGCACCCCGCCCGGCAGCCCGGAGCGCGCACGCTATATCTTCCGCGATGGGCGCGGCCCCGGCGGGGAGGTGCCGCCCAATGACTGGCGCAGCGTCTTCGGCGGCTCCGCCTGGTCGCGCGCGCCCGGCGACAGGCAGTGGTACCTGCACCTCTTCGACCGGCGGCAGCCGGATTTCGACTGGGGCCACCCCGAGGTCCGCGCCGAGTTCGAGGGCATCCTCCGCTTCTGGCTCGACCGGGGCGTGGACGGCTTCCGCGTCGATGTCGCGCACGGCCTGGTCAAGGCCCCGGGCCTGCCGGAATGGAGCGGGCAGGCCACCATGATCGAGGGCGAGGAGCGCCGCGACATGGGACCGATGTGGGACCAGGAGGAGGTGCACGCGATTTACCGCGACTGGCACCGCGTGCTGGCCGCCTATCCTGGCGACCGGATGATGGTGGCGGAGGCCTGGGTGAAGCCGCAGTCCCGCCTCGCCCGCTATGTCCGCCCGGACGAGATGCATCAGGCCTTCAACTTCGACTACCTGACCGCGCTCTGGGACGCGGCCGAGCTCCGGCAGGTGATCGACGCCTCCCTCCAGGCGGCCGCCGCCGTGGGTGCGCCGACCACCTGGGTCCTGTCCAACCACGACACGGTGCGCCATGCCTCGCGCTACGGGCTGGCCGTGCCGGGCTCCCGCCCGCTCGGCATCGACGCGGCGGGCGAGCAGCCGGACGAGGCGCTGGGGCTGCGCCGTGCCCGGGCCATGGCGCTGCTGACCCTGGCCCTGCCGGGCTCGGCCTATATCTACCAGGGCGAGGAGCTGGGCCTGCCGGAGCACACCACGCTGGAGGCCCGCCACCGCCAGGACCCCTCCTTCTTCCGCACCGGCGGGGTGGAGACCGGCCGCGACGGCTGCCGCGTGCCGATCCCCTGGGAGGCGGAGGCGCCGGGCTTCGGCTTCGGCCCCACCGCCGCGACCTGGCTGCCGCAGCCGGAGGGCTTCCGCGCCTATGCCGCGGACCGGCAGGAGGGCGTGCCGGATTCCACGCTGGAACTCTATCGCCGCCTGCTCCGCCTGCGCCGGGAGCATGGGCTGGGGCGGGGGGAACTGGCCTGGGAGGCCGGCGCGCCCTGCGTCCTGACGCTGCGCAACGGGGCCGTGCGGGCGGTCATCAACCTGGGGGACGCGCCGGTCCCCCTGCCGGCGGGC
- a CDS encoding Lrp/AsnC family transcriptional regulator, giving the protein MDDTDRKLIALLRDNARLPVATLAALLKVSRGTVQNRLDRLQASGVIQGFTLRLMPEAEAEAGRIRAITLIEVAGERTEAVLRSLRGMAEVSAVHSTNGRWDLVVELTTGTLEGFDAALQRIRQIRGVAATETSLLLTTHKI; this is encoded by the coding sequence ATGGACGACACCGACCGGAAGCTCATCGCGCTGCTGCGGGACAATGCCCGCCTGCCGGTGGCAACCCTGGCCGCCTTGCTGAAGGTCTCGCGCGGCACGGTGCAGAACCGCCTGGACCGCCTCCAGGCCTCCGGCGTGATCCAGGGCTTCACCCTGCGGCTGATGCCGGAGGCGGAGGCGGAGGCGGGGCGGATCCGCGCCATCACGCTGATCGAGGTGGCAGGGGAGCGGACCGAGGCGGTGCTGCGCTCCCTGCGCGGCATGGCGGAGGTGTCGGCGGTCCACAGCACGAACGGGCGCTGGGACCTCGTGGTGGAACTGACGACCGGAACCCTGGAAGGCTTCGATGCCGCGCTCCAGCGGATCCGCCAGATCCGGGGCGTGGCGGCCACCGAGACGAGCCTGCTGCTGACCACGCACAAGATCTGA
- a CDS encoding nucleobase:cation symporter-2 family protein, whose protein sequence is MSGRVEAGDVRAGTAPHPVDRMMPLPKLVPLALQHVLVMYAGAVAVPLIIGRALNLSPQEVAFLISADLFACGLATLVQCLGFPGFGIRLPVMMGVTFAAVGPMLSMAATPDVGLLGIYGSVIAAGIFGVLVAPFVSRLLPLFPPVVTGTIILVIGISLMRVGINWAGGGLPMLTRVVDGVPYSYANPNYGQLTGLGIALFVLLVILALIKWGRGFVANVAVLLGIVAGSVLASLMGVMHFERVLAAPWFAVVTPFHFGMPSFHLVPIVTMCIVMVVVMIESLGMFLALGDMTGRPVDQDALSRGLRADGLGTLLGGIFNTFPYTSFSQNVGLVGITGVRSRWVTVAAGVIMLALGLLPKMSALVEAVPQVVLGGAGLVMFGMVAATGARILTHVDFRNNQNNLFVVALSVGFGMIPLAAPNFFRALPHELHPLLESGILLASIVAVALNAFFNGLGSREQARSEATTAAAAAEHV, encoded by the coding sequence ATGTCGGGACGGGTCGAGGCGGGGGATGTCCGGGCGGGAACGGCCCCGCATCCGGTGGACCGGATGATGCCGCTGCCGAAGCTGGTGCCGCTCGCGCTCCAGCACGTGCTGGTCATGTATGCGGGCGCCGTGGCGGTGCCGCTGATCATCGGGCGGGCGCTGAACCTGTCGCCGCAGGAGGTCGCCTTCCTGATCTCGGCGGACCTCTTCGCCTGCGGCCTGGCGACGCTGGTGCAATGCCTGGGCTTCCCCGGCTTCGGCATCCGCCTGCCGGTGATGATGGGTGTGACCTTCGCCGCCGTGGGGCCGATGCTCTCCATGGCCGCCACGCCGGATGTCGGGCTGCTGGGCATCTACGGCTCGGTGATCGCCGCCGGCATCTTCGGGGTGCTGGTGGCCCCCTTCGTCAGCCGGCTGCTGCCGCTCTTCCCGCCCGTGGTCACGGGCACCATCATCCTGGTGATCGGCATCTCGCTGATGCGGGTGGGCATCAACTGGGCCGGCGGCGGGCTGCCCATGCTCACGCGCGTCGTCGATGGCGTGCCCTATTCCTATGCCAACCCGAATTACGGCCAGCTCACCGGGCTGGGGATCGCGCTGTTCGTGCTGCTGGTGATCCTGGCGCTGATCAAGTGGGGGCGCGGCTTCGTGGCCAATGTCGCGGTGCTGCTGGGCATCGTGGCGGGCTCGGTGCTGGCCAGCCTGATGGGGGTGATGCATTTCGAGCGCGTCCTGGCCGCCCCCTGGTTCGCCGTGGTGACGCCCTTCCATTTCGGCATGCCGAGCTTCCACCTCGTGCCCATCGTCACGATGTGCATCGTGATGGTCGTGGTGATGATCGAATCCCTGGGCATGTTCCTGGCCCTGGGCGACATGACCGGCCGCCCGGTGGACCAGGATGCGCTGAGCCGCGGGCTGCGCGCCGACGGGCTGGGCACGCTGCTGGGCGGCATCTTCAACACCTTCCCCTACACCTCCTTCTCACAGAATGTCGGACTGGTGGGCATCACCGGCGTGCGCTCGCGCTGGGTGACCGTGGCGGCCGGCGTGATCATGCTGGCGCTCGGCCTGCTGCCGAAGATGTCGGCGCTGGTGGAGGCGGTGCCGCAGGTCGTGCTCGGCGGCGCCGGGCTGGTGATGTTCGGCATGGTGGCGGCCACCGGGGCCCGCATCCTCACCCATGTCGATTTCCGCAACAACCAGAACAACCTCTTCGTCGTCGCCCTGTCCGTGGGCTTCGGCATGATCCCGCTGGCGGCGCCGAACTTCTTCCGGGCCCTGCCGCATGAGCTGCACCCGCTGCTGGAATCCGGCATCCTGCTCGCCTCCATCGTCGCGGTGGCCCTGAACGCCTTCTTCAACGGCCTGGGCAGCCGCGAGCAGGCCCGCAGCGAGGCCACCACGGCGGCTGCGGCGGCGGAGCACGTCTGA
- a CDS encoding enoyl-CoA hydratase, with protein sequence MADEKLVLSERQGRVGLITLDRPKALNALSDSLMAQLGEALLAFDADDEIGAIVLTGSERAFAAGADIREMKDRRFPDVYRNDFIGQRWETILQVRKPVIAAVAGHALGGGCELAMMCDMIVAADTAKFGQPEINIGILPGAGGTQRLTRAVGKSKAMDLILTARIMDAAEAERSGLVARVVPAAELLPQVLEMAARIAALPPTSVAMAKAAVNAAFETTLREGVRLERQLFLSLFGTAGQVEGMAAFVEKRKPDFGRG encoded by the coding sequence ATGGCCGACGAGAAACTGGTCCTGTCGGAGCGGCAGGGGCGGGTGGGGCTGATCACGCTCGACCGCCCCAAGGCGCTCAACGCGCTCAGCGATTCGCTGATGGCGCAACTGGGCGAGGCGTTGCTCGCCTTCGACGCCGATGACGAGATCGGCGCCATCGTGCTGACCGGCAGCGAGCGCGCCTTCGCCGCCGGGGCCGATATCCGGGAGATGAAGGACCGCCGCTTTCCGGACGTGTACCGGAACGACTTCATCGGCCAGCGCTGGGAGACGATCCTGCAGGTGCGCAAGCCGGTGATCGCGGCGGTGGCGGGCCATGCGCTGGGCGGCGGCTGCGAGCTGGCGATGATGTGCGACATGATCGTCGCCGCCGACACGGCGAAGTTCGGCCAGCCGGAGATCAATATCGGCATCCTGCCCGGCGCCGGGGGCACGCAGCGGCTGACGCGGGCGGTGGGCAAGTCCAAGGCCATGGACCTGATCCTGACGGCGCGGATCATGGACGCCGCCGAGGCCGAGCGCAGCGGGCTGGTGGCCCGGGTGGTGCCGGCGGCGGAGTTGCTGCCCCAGGTCCTGGAGATGGCAGCGCGGATCGCCGCCCTGCCCCCGACCTCGGTCGCCATGGCCAAGGCCGCCGTCAACGCCGCCTTCGAGACCACGCTGCGGGAAGGCGTGCGGCTGGAGCGGCAGCTCTTCCTCAGCCTCTTCGGCACGGCGGGGCAGGTCGAGGGCATGGCTGCCTTCGTCGAGAAGCGGAAGCCGGATTTCGGGCGCGGCTGA
- the rpsT gene encoding 30S ribosomal protein S20 encodes MANTPSARKRIRQTEKRNARNTARRSRVRTFLRKLEDALAAGDKTQAQAAFQAFQPEMMRAVTKGVLHANTVGRRLSRLSARVKALGATAQG; translated from the coding sequence ATGGCGAACACGCCCTCTGCGCGTAAGCGCATCCGTCAGACCGAGAAGCGCAACGCGCGCAACACCGCCCGCCGTTCCCGCGTGCGCACCTTCCTGCGCAAGCTCGAGGACGCGCTGGCCGCCGGCGACAAGACCCAGGCCCAGGCCGCCTTCCAGGCCTTCCAGCCGGAGATGATGCGCGCCGTCACGAAGGGCGTCCTGCACGCCAACACCGTGGGCCGCAGGCTCTCCCGCCTGTCCGCCCGCGTGAAGGCGCTGGGCGCCACGGCGCAGGGCTAA
- the dnaA gene encoding chromosomal replication initiator protein DnaA translates to MLMQQEDLGSTSPALSGTGLDSANVTEAWARIRGRLREEIGEIEYRTWMRQMTLAAIEGEEAVVQVPSRFLRDWLRSQYGDRLRALWQAENLGVRRVDIRVAPASASDGAPVDGEAVPRALPEQARPAEARAADARNADPRNADPRNDWAAPLDPRFTFDSFVVGKPNEFAYACARRVAEKPASPGFNPLFLYGGVGLGKTHLMHSIAWALREPGLDRSVAYMSAEKFMYRFIAALRSQSTMEFKESLRSVDVLMIDDLQFLIGKDNTQEEFFHTFNALVDAGKQIVVSADKSPSDLSGLEDRLRTRLGCGMVADIHATTYELRISILEAKAQVAGIPVPARVLEYLAHKITSNVRELEGALNRLIAHSGLFGRPVTLESCQEVLHDILRAHDRRVTIEEIQKRVAEHYNMRLADMSSARRARNVARPRQVAMYLAKQLTSRSLPEIGRKFGNRDHTTVMHAVAKVQELMQQDAGFAEDVELLRRMLET, encoded by the coding sequence ATGCTCATGCAGCAGGAAGACCTCGGCAGCACCTCTCCCGCCCTCTCCGGCACCGGTCTGGATTCCGCCAACGTCACCGAGGCCTGGGCGCGCATCCGCGGCCGCCTGCGCGAGGAAATCGGCGAGATCGAGTACCGCACCTGGATGCGCCAGATGACGCTGGCGGCCATCGAGGGCGAGGAAGCGGTGGTGCAGGTGCCTTCGCGCTTCCTGCGCGACTGGCTGCGCAGCCAGTACGGGGACAGGCTGCGCGCGCTCTGGCAGGCCGAGAACCTGGGCGTGCGCCGGGTGGATATCCGCGTGGCGCCGGCCTCGGCGTCCGATGGCGCGCCGGTGGATGGCGAGGCCGTGCCGCGCGCCCTGCCCGAGCAGGCGCGCCCGGCCGAGGCCCGTGCTGCCGACGCCCGCAATGCCGATCCCCGGAATGCCGATCCACGGAATGACTGGGCGGCACCGCTCGATCCGCGCTTCACCTTCGACAGCTTCGTGGTCGGCAAGCCGAACGAGTTCGCCTATGCCTGCGCCCGCCGCGTGGCGGAGAAGCCGGCGAGCCCGGGCTTCAACCCGCTCTTCCTCTATGGCGGCGTCGGGCTGGGCAAGACGCATCTGATGCACTCGATCGCCTGGGCGCTGCGCGAGCCGGGCCTCGACCGCTCGGTGGCCTATATGTCCGCCGAGAAGTTCATGTACCGCTTCATCGCGGCGCTGCGCTCGCAGAGCACGATGGAGTTCAAGGAGAGCCTCCGTTCCGTCGACGTGCTGATGATCGACGACCTGCAGTTCCTGATCGGCAAGGACAACACGCAGGAGGAGTTCTTCCACACCTTCAACGCGCTGGTGGATGCCGGCAAGCAGATCGTGGTTTCCGCCGACAAGTCGCCCTCCGACCTGTCGGGGCTGGAGGACCGGCTGCGCACGCGGCTCGGCTGCGGCATGGTGGCCGATATCCATGCCACCACCTACGAGCTGCGCATCTCGATCCTGGAGGCCAAGGCGCAGGTGGCGGGCATCCCCGTGCCGGCGCGGGTGCTGGAATACCTCGCGCACAAGATCACCTCCAACGTGCGGGAGCTGGAGGGCGCGCTGAACCGGCTGATCGCCCATTCCGGCCTGTTCGGCCGCCCGGTGACGCTGGAAAGCTGCCAGGAGGTCCTGCACGACATCCTGCGCGCCCATGATCGCCGCGTGACGATCGAGGAGATCCAGAAGCGCGTCGCCGAGCACTACAACATGCGCCTCGCCGACATGTCCTCGGCCCGCCGCGCCCGCAACGTGGCCCGGCCGCGGCAGGTGGCGATGTACCTGGCCAAGCAGCTCACCTCGCGCTCGCTGCCCGAGATCGGGCGCAAGTTCGGCAACCGCGACCACACCACGGTCATGCACGCGGTGGCCAAGGTACAGGAGCTGATGCAGCAGGATGCCGGCTTCGCCGAGGATGTCGAGCTGCTGCGGCGGATGCTGGAGACCTGA
- the dnaN gene encoding DNA polymerase III subunit beta, with the protein MKFTVDRAVLLKALAHVQSVVERRNTIPILANVLLEAAEGRLTLTATDMEIAVVEEITAGVEVTQPGRCTAPAATLYEIARKLGDGLKVEFDQAGGDAPLGLRAGRYVTSLMVLPVEDFPAMTEGKLPHRFVLPAATLRELVDRTRFAISTEETRYYLNGIYLHVAEGEDGKVLRAVATDGHRLARVEAPLPEGASGMPGVIVPRKTVGEVRKLADEASGEEATVEVRLSDTKIQFRLGPVTLTSKLIDGTFPEYERVIPKGNDKELKVDRALFAQAVDRVAAISSERSRPVKLALGKNQLVLTASSPEQGQAREELDADAVSYASTPLEIGFQARYLKDITDQVQGQVVFRFSDGSAPTIVQDEDKASALYVLMPMRV; encoded by the coding sequence ATGAAGTTCACGGTGGACCGGGCGGTGCTGCTGAAGGCGCTCGCGCATGTCCAGAGCGTCGTCGAGCGTCGCAACACCATCCCCATCCTGGCCAATGTCCTGTTGGAGGCTGCGGAAGGCCGGCTGACGCTGACCGCCACGGACATGGAGATCGCGGTGGTGGAGGAGATCACCGCCGGCGTGGAGGTGACGCAGCCGGGCCGTTGCACCGCCCCGGCGGCGACGCTCTACGAGATCGCGCGCAAGCTGGGCGACGGGCTGAAGGTGGAGTTCGACCAGGCGGGCGGCGACGCGCCGCTGGGCCTGCGCGCCGGGCGCTACGTGACCTCGCTGATGGTGCTGCCGGTCGAGGACTTCCCGGCGATGACGGAGGGCAAACTGCCGCACCGCTTCGTCCTGCCGGCCGCGACGCTGCGCGAGCTGGTGGACCGCACCCGCTTCGCCATCTCCACCGAGGAGACGCGCTACTACCTGAATGGCATCTACCTGCATGTCGCGGAGGGCGAGGACGGCAAGGTGCTCCGCGCCGTGGCGACCGACGGGCACCGCCTCGCCCGTGTCGAGGCGCCGCTTCCCGAGGGGGCCTCGGGCATGCCGGGGGTGATCGTGCCGCGCAAGACGGTGGGCGAGGTGCGCAAGCTGGCCGACGAAGCCTCGGGCGAGGAGGCGACGGTCGAGGTGCGGCTTTCCGACACCAAGATCCAGTTCCGCCTGGGCCCGGTGACGCTGACCTCGAAGCTGATCGACGGCACCTTCCCGGAATACGAGCGCGTCATTCCCAAGGGCAACGACAAGGAGCTCAAGGTCGATCGCGCCCTCTTCGCCCAGGCGGTGGACCGGGTGGCGGCGATCTCCTCCGAGCGTTCGCGCCCGGTGAAGCTGGCACTGGGCAAGAACCAGCTCGTCCTCACCGCCTCCTCCCCCGAGCAGGGGCAGGCACGCGAGGAGCTGGATGCGGATGCCGTCAGCTACGCCTCCACGCCGCTGGAGATCGGCTTCCAGGCCCGCTACCTGAAGGACATCACCGACCAGGTGCAGGGCCAGGTGGTGTTCCGCTTCTCGGATGGTTCCGCCCCCACCATCGTGCAGGACGAGGACAAGGCCAGCGCCCTCTACGTGCTGATGCCGATGCGGGTCTGA
- the recF gene encoding DNA replication/repair protein RecF (All proteins in this family for which functions are known are DNA-binding proteins that assist the filamentation of RecA onto DNA for the initiation of recombination or recombinational repair.): MTLPFQNAPPGLRLTRLMLRDFRSHAATDLRLESPLVVVAGENGTGKTNLLEAISLLGPGRGLRGARNLDFCRRTAEGPLPWAVSGRFEAPHGPFDLGTGTPPEGPMDKRVLRLNDGPVRSQAELGALVAAVWLTPQMDRLFQEGASGRRRFLDRLVWALEPGHAREVAGYETAMAGRNRLLSETRRDPAWIASLEDAMARHGVAVAAARRALIARLNAALEGGTAGAFPAARCALSCEIAAMLEEQPALAVEDALRERLAANRGRDAAAGLATEGPHRCDLLMRHLPRDLPAEICSTGEQKALLVSVILAHAALIAAARGFAPLLLLDEVAAHLDAVRRTALFEALAALPAQCFLTGTDPEVFAPLQDRSQAFLADHQGLRAA, translated from the coding sequence TTGACCCTTCCCTTCCAGAATGCCCCGCCCGGCCTGCGCCTGACACGGCTGATGCTGCGGGATTTCCGCAGCCATGCCGCGACGGATCTGCGCCTGGAATCGCCGCTGGTGGTGGTGGCGGGGGAGAACGGCACCGGCAAGACCAACCTGTTGGAAGCGATCAGCCTGCTGGGCCCCGGGCGGGGGTTGCGGGGGGCGCGCAACCTCGACTTCTGCCGCCGCACAGCGGAGGGGCCCCTCCCCTGGGCCGTCAGCGGCCGTTTCGAGGCACCGCACGGCCCCTTCGACCTCGGCACCGGCACGCCGCCGGAAGGGCCGATGGACAAGCGCGTGCTGCGCCTGAACGACGGGCCGGTGCGCTCCCAGGCCGAGCTCGGCGCACTGGTCGCCGCGGTCTGGCTGACGCCGCAGATGGACCGGCTCTTCCAGGAAGGCGCCTCTGGCCGCCGACGTTTCCTCGACCGCCTGGTCTGGGCGCTGGAGCCCGGCCATGCGCGCGAGGTCGCGGGCTATGAGACCGCCATGGCCGGGCGCAACCGGTTGCTCTCCGAAACCCGGCGCGACCCGGCCTGGATCGCCTCGCTGGAGGATGCCATGGCCCGGCACGGCGTGGCCGTGGCCGCCGCCCGCCGCGCCTTGATCGCCCGGCTGAACGCGGCGCTGGAGGGCGGCACCGCCGGGGCCTTCCCGGCCGCCCGCTGCGCCCTGTCCTGCGAGATCGCGGCGATGCTGGAGGAGCAGCCCGCCCTGGCGGTGGAGGATGCGCTGCGCGAGCGCCTCGCCGCCAACCGGGGGCGCGACGCGGCGGCGGGGCTGGCGACGGAAGGCCCGCATCGCTGCGACCTGCTAATGCGACACCTGCCGCGCGACCTGCCGGCCGAGATCTGCTCCACGGGGGAACAGAAGGCGCTGCTGGTCTCCGTGATCCTCGCCCATGCCGCGCTGATCGCCGCCGCCCGGGGCTTCGCCCCCCTTCTGCTGCTGGACGAGGTGGCGGCGCATCTCGACGCGGTCCGCCGCACGGCACTGTTCGAGGCGCTGGCCGCCCTGCCGGCGCAATGCTTCCTGACGGGCACGGACCCGGAGGTCTTCGCGCCCCTGCAGGACCGTTCCCAGGCCTTCCTGGCCGATCACCAGGGCCTGCGCGCCGCCTGA